GAAGCGGGCTCGAAGGTGGAGGTGCGCGGCTGGGTGCGGACGCGCCGCGACTCCAAGGCGGGCATCAGCTTCGTGAACGTGAGCGACGGGTCGGTCTTCGACCCCATCCAGGTCGTCGCGCCCAATTCGCTGCCCAACTACGAGAAGGAAGTGCTGCACCTCACCGCGGGCGCCTCCGTCATCTGCCGGGGCACGCTGGTGCAGTCGCAGGGCAAGGGGCAGGCCTTCGAGATTCAGGCGGATGAGGTCCAGGTGCTGGGCCTGGTGGACGACCCGGACACCTACCCCATCCAGCCCAAGCAGCACTCGCTGGAGTTCCTGCGGGAGGTGGCGCACCTGCGCGTGCGCACCAACACCTTCGGCGCCATCACGCGCGTGCGCAACGCGGCGGCGCAGGCGGTGCACCGCTTCTTCCACGGTGAGGGCTTCTGCTGGGTGAACACGCCCATCATCACCGCGAGCGACGCGGAGGGCGCCGGGCAGATGTTCCGCGTGTCCACGCTGGACGCGACGAACCCGCCGCGCGGGCCGGACGGGAAGATTGACTGGGGCAAGGACTTCTTCGGCAAGGAGGCCTACCTCACCGTGTCCGGGCAGCTGAACGTGGAGGCGTACTGCCTGGCCATGTCCAAGGTCTACACGTTCGGCCCCACGTTCCGCGCGGAGAACAGCAACACCACGCGGCACCTGGCCGAGTTCTGGATGATTGAGCCGGAGATCGCCTTCGCGGACCTCAACGAGGACGCGCTCTTGGCGGAGCGGTTCCTCAAGTACGTGTTCAAGGCCGTGCTGGACGAGTGCGCGCCGGACATGAAGTTCTTCGAGGAGCGCCAGCAGAAGGGCGTCACGGAGCGGATGGAGAAGTTCATCGGCTCCAGCTTCGAGCGCATCGACTACACGGAGGCCGTCTCCATCCTCCAGAAGGCGAAGAAGAAGTTCGAGTACGCGCCGGAGTGGGGCAAGGACCTCCAGACGGAGCACGAGCGCTACCTCACCGAGGAGCACGTGGGCCGGCCCGTGGTGGTGATGAACTACCCGGAGGCCATCAAGGCCTTCTACATGCGCATCAACGAGGACG
The window above is part of the Corallococcus caeni genome. Proteins encoded here:
- the asnS gene encoding asparagine--tRNA ligase, which codes for MQVVSVKKALSGAVEAGSKVEVRGWVRTRRDSKAGISFVNVSDGSVFDPIQVVAPNSLPNYEKEVLHLTAGASVICRGTLVQSQGKGQAFEIQADEVQVLGLVDDPDTYPIQPKQHSLEFLREVAHLRVRTNTFGAITRVRNAAAQAVHRFFHGEGFCWVNTPIITASDAEGAGQMFRVSTLDATNPPRGPDGKIDWGKDFFGKEAYLTVSGQLNVEAYCLAMSKVYTFGPTFRAENSNTTRHLAEFWMIEPEIAFADLNEDALLAERFLKYVFKAVLDECAPDMKFFEERQQKGVTERMEKFIGSSFERIDYTEAVSILQKAKKKFEYAPEWGKDLQTEHERYLTEEHVGRPVVVMNYPEAIKAFYMRINEDGKTVAAMDVLAPGIGEIIGGSQREERLDVLDARMRKFGLDPAHYQWYRDLRRYGTVPHAGFGLGFERLIVYMCGLQNIRDAIPYPRVPGSATF